The genomic DNA GCGGTTCTCGGACTCTCGCAGGTGATCGTCACCGGCTACGCCGGGCAGGTGTCGCTCGCCCAGCTCACCCTCGCAGGTGTCTCGGCCTACGCACTCAGCGTGCTCGAGCAGCACCTGGGCATCCCGTTCCCGTTCGCGCCCATCGTGGCCGCGTTGTTCGCCACCGTCGTCGGCGTCGTGGTCGGACTGCCCGCGCTGCGGGTGCGCGGCTTGCCGCTGACCGTGGTGACTCTCGCGCTGGCGGTGTTCGTGGAGGCCTTCTGGTTCCGCAACCCCTCGCTCAACGGCGGGGTGCAAGGTGCGCCCATCGACACTCCGCGGCTGTTCGGCATCGATCTCGGTATCGGCGCGGGCGAGGCATACCCGCGACTGGCCTTCGGCCTGCTGTGCCTGGCGGTGTTGACCGCGGTCGGGCTCGGGGTGGCGTGGCTGCGCCGCAGCAGCCTCGGTACCGACATGCTGGCGGTACGCGCCAACGAGCGCTCCGCGGCGGCGGCGGGCATCGACGTCTCCCGCACCAAGCTCGTCACCTTCGCCCTGGGCGCCTTCGTCGCCGGCCTCGGCGGTGCGCTGCTCGGATACCAGCAGACCCTGGCCACCCCCGAGCCGTTCACGGTGTTCCTCGGCATCTCGTTGTTCGCGGTGGTCTACGTCGCGGGCATCACCTCCATCACCGGCGGCATCCTGGCCGGCGTGATGGCGCCCGGCGGCATCGTCTATCTACTGGTCGACCGGTTCCTGCACGTCGGGGACTACTACGCGGTGATCAGCGGCATCCTGCTGGTCGTCACGGTCATGGCCAACCCGGACGGGATCGCGAGCAAGCTGCCGCGGATCCCGTGGCCGGTGATCCGGCGTCGCGCCCACGCCGACGACCTCGTCCCCGACTCTGCGGCAGCCGCCCGGGCGACGGCCGACCAGGTAGCGCCCGACCGGGGTGAGCCGATCCTCGCGGTGCGCGAGGTCAGTGTCACCTACGGTGCGGTCAAGGCGGCCACCGGCGTCACCTTCGATGTGCGTCCCGGTGAGATCGTCGGGCTCATCGGACCCAACGGCGCGGGCAAGACGACCGTCATCGACGCGGTCACCGGCTTCGCCGCCGCCACCGGCTCGGTGAGCCTGGCAGGCGAGGCGCTGGCCGGGCGGCCGCCGCACGCGCGCAGCCGGGCCGGTCTCGGTCGCAGCTTCCAGAATGTGGAGCTGTACGACGATCTGACGGTCGCCGAGAACGTTCGGGTAGGCGCGGCGCGTTCGCGGTCCGATCAGCCTGTGGCGGAGCGTGTTTCCCGCACACTGGCGGTGCTCGGGATCGGTGACCTCGCCGACCGCGAAGCGGGCCTGCTCTCCCAGGGACAGCGCCAGCTCGTGTCGATGGCACGGGTGCTCGCCGCCGAACCCGCGGTCGCGCTGCTGGACGAGCCTGCCGCCGGCCTCGACAGTGCCGAGAGCCGGTTGCTCGGCGAGAAGTTGCGCGCCGTCGCCGACGACGGCACCGCGATGCTGCTGGTCGACCACGACATGGAGTTGGTGCTCACGGTGTGCGACCGGGTCGTCGTGCT from Nocardia higoensis includes the following:
- a CDS encoding branched-chain amino acid ABC transporter permease/ATP-binding protein encodes the protein MTDHLSYLVLGLGNGAVYAALGLALVMTFKSSGVVNFATGAVALYAAYTYALLRKGELLVPIPGLPETIDLGGPLGVGPAMAISLVAAAVLGLLCYALVFRPMRTASVIAKAVASIGLMIVIQAVIAQRAGTGLIAVQPIFALDTFALGERTVPADRVWLAVAVLALAAVAALVFRFTRFGVATEAAAESEKGAYLTGLSPDRIAFANWALSSVVAGLGGILIAPLVALNPVAYSLFIVPALAATLVGNFGSIWLTVAAGITIGALQAEATNLQGLYDWWPRAGTAEAISLLLILGFLVVKGRPLPDRGSVIRQTLGRAPRPDHILAPMLVALAVAVVALLATSGSYRAAIVSSIVFAVLGLSQVIVTGYAGQVSLAQLTLAGVSAYALSVLEQHLGIPFPFAPIVAALFATVVGVVVGLPALRVRGLPLTVVTLALAVFVEAFWFRNPSLNGGVQGAPIDTPRLFGIDLGIGAGEAYPRLAFGLLCLAVLTAVGLGVAWLRRSSLGTDMLAVRANERSAAAAGIDVSRTKLVTFALGAFVAGLGGALLGYQQTLATPEPFTVFLGISLFAVVYVAGITSITGGILAGVMAPGGIVYLLVDRFLHVGDYYAVISGILLVVTVMANPDGIASKLPRIPWPVIRRRAHADDLVPDSAAAARATADQVAPDRGEPILAVREVSVTYGAVKAATGVTFDVRPGEIVGLIGPNGAGKTTVIDAVTGFAAATGSVSLAGEALAGRPPHARSRAGLGRSFQNVELYDDLTVAENVRVGAARSRSDQPVAERVSRTLAVLGIGDLADREAGLLSQGQRQLVSMARVLAAEPAVALLDEPAAGLDSAESRLLGEKLRAVADDGTAMLLVDHDMELVLTVCDRVVVLDLGTVIASGTPEEVRAHPDVLRAYLGVPADTVDLDEEAVPELHTRPLATQEAPL